From the Toxoplasma gondii ME49 chromosome VIIa, whole genome shotgun sequence genome, one window contains:
- a CDS encoding hypothetical protein (encoded by transcript TGME49_281460~Signal peptide predicted by SignalP 2.0 HMM (probability 0.804) with cleavage site probability 0.587 at residue 47), which produces MPTQTFQASSVEANFGCRSRSLQPRIAGALLLYTACSVVVVLSLASADVVSAAAENDEAVLRQFPKAWGKQAVENYENETAGLAPAATSDLSADPPEAGEDGVFLGSRLWQSSSDYYKALVDRLPEMNALMTSASEFLAASQARLSTAWTESREKLSSAFTQTREKLSSLSKLLPKRADCEPLAFTPVTAKETNAALLAGTVPAELTPVFSRDVVLRNRLQLAGIPVLSRILEVILGQGTVSLQRHRGCAAPAELAVSRAIRAIQTMSSGQLSQIEAKYESVLCRFGVHRGQLPRGLQIAVGDSFASDEPDAYAPVYALPAQGVRRVDSGIYEEESNDAL; this is translated from the exons ATGCCAACCCAAACGTTCCAGGCTTCCTCTGTGGAGGCCAATTTCGGCTGTCGCAGTCGTTCCCTACAGCCCCGTATAGCCGGGGCCCTGCTGCTGTACACGGCATGTTCTGTCGTGGTCGTTCTGTCGCTTGCTTCTGCCGACGTTGTCTCAGCCGCAGCGGAGAACGACGAGGCAGTTCTCAGACAGTTCCCAAAAGCCTGGGGGAAGCAGGCCGTGGAAAACTACGAAAATGAAACAGCCGGCCTCGCTCCTGCGGCAACGTCTGACCTCTCGGCCGACCCCCCCGAGGCAGGTGAGGATGGGGTTTTTTTGGGTTCTCGTTTGTGGCAGTCTTCCTCGGACTACTACAAGGCGCTGGTCGATCGGCTTCCGGAAATGAACGCTCTTATGACTTCTGCATCTGAATTCCTTGCCGCTTCTCAAGCGCGCCTGTCCACCGCTTGGACGGAGTCTCGCGAGAAGCTGTCTTCGGCGTTCACGCAGACGCGCGAGAAACTGAGTTCGTTGTCAAAACTCCTCCCGAAAAGAGCGGACTGTGAACCTCTGGCTTTCACCCCCGTGActgcaaaggagacaaacgcaGCTTTGCTGGCGGGGACTGTCCCGGCGGAGTTGACGCC TGTCTTCTCCCGCGACGTAGTGCTGAGGAACCGGTTGCAGTTGGCAGGCAttcctgttctttctcgaATTTTAGAGGTGATACTTGGTCAGGGGACGGTCAGTCTTCAGCGCCATCGTGGATGCGCGGCACCCGCCGAACTGGCTGTGTCCCGTGCTATCCGCGCTATACAAACGATGTCTTCGGGTCAGCTCTCCCAGATCGAGGCCAAGTACGAGAGCGTTCTCTGCCGGTTCGGCGTCCACCGAGGACAGCTGCCACGAGGGTTGCAGATCGCTGTCGGCGACTCTTTTGCGAGTGACGAACCGGACGCCTACGCCCCTGTCTACGCTCTGCCCGCGCAGGGAGTGAGGCGGGTCGATTCAGGGATTtatgaagaagagagcaacgaTGCTCTCtag
- a CDS encoding hypothetical protein (encoded by transcript TGME49_281470~Signal peptide predicted by SignalP 2.0 HMM (probability 0.968) with cleavage site probability 0.540 at residue 33) translates to MKVFESAKGAAFSRSAIVVGLLAAAGVSTGASADLLSVTSETIPFPTKHTTSYSASFDHSAPVVTDETPSLEPESVAFTTSPVPQYSHELNGEVHHRIADEEAWVEKPQHKNSEHLMYDMHQDMKDRFWHLNDESAIEKLISEGLLDPSWGHQFDMNFVPTFQEDLFDDIFSEEEPSLDAFLDGDVYTESDLFSHEVTPQVDTNTEDLPIVQPTTEVEITTSSGEPVPEEAGKTNDMQSQPSQAPDNGTMTTAATADVPTSEESTVEETAQENNLQVSQTGSEKSEARTDDAAQDDAEKAGAETQKDATANILTTTTTTASPPAVTEAAGKPAVDGPTDKEVTKEVPAVAASESTEKEDKTNETERREDVNEPAKEVEANEAETEADSNEAKAEDNADESNAEETTNAAKKEDTANEIKKEEEESETQGEDSAAEVEPAPLATEESGTGNDDEEADKRSGEASHPYLRSVGRRL, encoded by the coding sequence ATGAAGGTTTTCGAATCCGCCAAAGGAGCGGCTTTCTCGAGGTCAGCCATTGTGGTTGGCCTTCTGGCCGCTGCGGGCGTGTCCACGGGAGCATCGGCGGATTTGCTTTCTGTTACATCTGAAACGATCCCGTTCCCGACGAAACACACAACTTCCTATTCGGCGTCGTTCGACCACAGCGCGCCTGTCGTGACTGACGAAACGCCATCTCTCGAACCCGAGAGTGTGGCGTTCACCACCTCCCCAGTCCCGCAATACAGTCACGAGTTAAACGGTGAGGTGCATCACAGGATTGCCGACGAGGAGGCGTGGGTCGAGAAGCCCCAACACAAGAACTCGGAGCATCTGATGTACGATATGCATCAGGACATGAAGGACCGGTTCTGGCATTTGAACGACGAATCCGCAATCGAAAAACTCATCAGTGAAGGTCTCTTGGACCCCTCTTGGGGGCACCAGTTCGACATGAACTTTGTACCGACCTTCCAAGAGGATCTCTTTGATGACATCTTCAGTGAAGAAGAACCCTCTCTCGATGCCTTCCTTGACGGAGATGTGTACACAGAGAGCGATTTGTTCTCGCACGAGGTAACTCCACAGGTGGACACAAACACGGAGGACCTCCCGATCGTCCAGCCAACGACGGAAGTCGAAATAACAACTTCATCTGGAGAACCAGTGCCTGAAGAAGCCGGGAAAACGAACGATATGCAATCACAACCCTCTCAGGCTCCCGATAACGGGACGATGACTACCGCAGCAACCGCTGACGTTCCTACCTCAGAGGAGTCAACAGTCGAAGAGACAGCCCAGGAGAACAATCTTCAAGTGTCTCAGACAGGCTCTGAGAAATCGGAGGCCCGGACAGACGACGCGGCCCAAGATGATGCTGAAAAAGCAGGTGCGGAAACCCAGAAAGATGCAACAGCAAACATTTTAACTACTACCACAACGACCGCCAGCCCTCCTGCAGTTACAGAAGCTGCCGGTAAACCTGCAGTAGACGGACCCACTGACAAAGAGGTGACAAAGGAGGTTCCGGCTGTTGCGGCAAGTGAATCaactgaaaaggaagacaagACAAATGAaacggaaaggagagaagacgtgAACGAACCAGCAAAGGAAGTGGAGGcgaacgaagcagagacggaagcAGACTCAAATGAAGCAAAAGCAGAAGACAATGCGGATGAATCAaacgcggaagagacgacaaatgcagcaaagaaggaagacacgGCAAATGAGataaagaaagaagaggaggaaagtgAAACACAGGGGGAAGATAGCGCAGCTGAGGTCGAGCCTGCACCCTTGGCGACTGAGGAATCTGGCACAGGTaatgacgacgaagaagcggacaAGCGGTCTGGCGAGGCGTCTCATCCGTACTTGCGCTCTGTGGGGCGCCGCCTCTAA
- a CDS encoding WD domain, G-beta repeat-containing protein (encoded by transcript TGME49_281480), which yields MAEEFFPASSSASSQRGGGRRETGRQSSSSPSRSLLSRSSVRLSTSRRDMLLLSSSLPSSARVAGEPAPQSRDAGPGQRGSREEAQANIPTREKNDSAEDRRSAGVLRWLRQFAPLRRRLSATRTVLPRLTVLPDGHDRSVLSVDVHPCGDFAVSGSADHGLRLFSLPPRLAPGLVGELFRAREGHADWVTCCAFAPDGSVVSGAMDGKLFLWNTKNHLLRRSSHATRTSRNLLPSPGSATHWAAAAAAPPLARERGERGRSQEGEASRGRERLSARTQTCRASTNRISGREFRGGHLASISGLQIAPVTSSQPAASSLSDAASSRGTQEFSRQTSGFEPPAFCMTSGYDGFLRLWNLQTLREMVALSRVAEGSPLAPSPLVRFVWANAFACAGSKAGDLTVWDVNAGRRVCSSRGGLHAAGVACLRLWASFCGVETVPLLASGSVRDGQLALWDLRAFSSPVASLQAHAGSLNEILCLSDSGGALGNSDRRMATERVLCTMGADGACRFWDLRRLSSGGQAATRERTDTGSANGALLREVCLGGPARGFLCGDVVHSGFVCGGAGDGSVYLMSAGDRDADSEFGCHFAEANELPGVCFRLQSDRKGAVQVLRAVVTPANAAEGASDQFEEDRGSQASKQEIVRGVIAGGDDGHLSFIEFD from the exons ATGGCGGAAGAGTTCTTTCcggcctcgtcttctgcgtccagCCAGCGAGGTGGGGGACGCCGCGAGACAGGACggcagtcttcttcttctccgtcgcgcTCTCTGTTGTCAAGATCTTCTGTCAGGCTCTCGACCTCCAGAAGGGACatgcttctgctctcttcttcgcttccctcttcGGCGCGCGTCGCTGGAGAACCGGCGCCGCAGAGCCGAGACGCAGGGCcagggcagagaggaagcagagaagaagcgcaggcGAACATCCcgacaagggagaagaacgactccgcagaggacagaagaagcgccggCGTTCTCCGGTGGCTACGACAGTTCGCTCCACTTCGGCGCCGCCTCAGCGCGACGAGGACGGTGCTGCCGAGACTGACGGTCCTTCCCGATGGACATGACCGCAGTGTTCTGAGCGTCGACGTTCATCCCTgtg GGGACTTCGCAGTCTCGGGGAGCGCAGATCACGGACTgcgtctcttttcgcttccgCCCCGTCTGGCTCCTGGCCTCGTCGGCGAGCTTTTTCGCGCGCGCGAAGGCCATGCAGACTGGGTCACCTGCTGCGCCTTCGCGCCTGACGGCTCGGTGGTCTCCGGAGCGATGGACGGGAAGCTCTTCCTGTGGAACACCAAGAACCATCTTCTGCGGCGTTCTTCTCACGCGACGCGGACGTCGAGGAacctcctcccctctccaGGATCTGCGACGCACTGGGCCGCTGCCGCCGCGGCACCACCCCTGGCGAGGGAACGGGGCGAGAGAGGTCGCTCgcaagaaggcgaggcatCGAGAGGACGGGAGCGTCTCTCCGCGCGGACGCAGACATGTCGCGCGAGCACCAACCGGATTTCTGGAAGGGAATTTCGAGGCGGGCACTTGGCGTCGATTAGCGGACTCCAGATCGCGCCTGTGACCTCTTCTCAGCcggctgcctcttctttgtcggACGCTGCGTCGAGCCGAGGCACTCAGGAGTTCTCGAGACAAACATCCGGCTTCGAGCCCCCTGCGTTCTGCATGACCTCCGGGTACGATGGCTTTCTCCGGCTGTGGAACCTGCAGACGCTCCGAGAGATGGTGGCGCTCTCGAGGGTCGCAGAGGGTTCCCCCCTCGCGCCCTCTCCCCTGGTCCGATTTGTTTGGGCAAACGcatttgcatgcgccggCTCAAAGGCCGGAGACCTCACGGTGTGGGATGTGAACGCCGGGCGCCGCGTCTGCTCCTCGCGAGGCGGTCTGCACGCCGCCGgggtcgcctgtctccgtctgtggGCCTCTTTTTGTGGGGTGGAGACAGTCCCGCTACTCGCGTCGGGAAGCGTGAGGGACGGCCAACTGGCTCTCTGGGACCTGCGGGCCTTCTCGAGCCCCGTCGCGAGTttgcaggcgcatgcaggctcgCTGAACGAGATTCTCTGCCTGAGTGACTCAGGCGGAGCGCTCGGAAACTCCGACAGACGCATGGCCACCGAACGCGTTTTATGCACCATGGGAGCCGACGGCGCATGTCGCTTCTGGGACCTGCGCAGGCTTTCCTCCGGTGGGCAGGCCGCGActcgagagaggacagacacGGGATCGGCGAATGGAGCGCTCCTTCGAGAAGTTTGCCTCGGAGGGCCTGCACGCGGCTTCTTGTGTGGAGACGTTGTTCACAGTGGCTTCGTCTGCGGGGGGGCGGGGGACGGCTCGGTGTATCTGATGAGCGCCGGAGACAGGGACGCGGACAGCGAATTCGGGTGTCATTTCGCGGAAGCAAACGAGCTTCCTGGCGTCTGCTTTAGGCTCCAGAGCGACAGGAAAGGCGCCGTGCAAGTCCTGCGAGCTGTCGTGACCCCTGCAAACGCGGCTGAGGGCGCCAGCGACCAATTTGAGGAAGACCGAGGAAGCCAAGCCTCAAAACAGGAAATTGTGCGGGGTGTGATCgcgggaggagacgacggtCACCTGTCTTTCATTGAATTTgactga